The Phyllopteryx taeniolatus isolate TA_2022b chromosome 17, UOR_Ptae_1.2, whole genome shotgun sequence genome window below encodes:
- the smpd1 gene encoding sphingomyelin phosphodiesterase: MPQLPFPQPCFGLLTCALLFVLPLYAACHPMRISDHPQLVMERLSLPMVKFNWTSISCRVCQALFTILDVALLSDINEERVARAVGEACIRLHLADEQVCRDITELFRDDFIRALQESLLWPTEACAILVGPSCGKFDIYASWNITLPKDPKPPVTPPVPPKPGSPQSRVLFLTDIHWDKEYITGSAADCKEPLCCRNDSYSPMWWRREAGYWGTYSKCDLPLRTVENLLENAAGAGPWDWVYWTGDIPAHNVWSQTRQQQLSALTVITRLIQKHLGPNVTVYPAIGNHESTPVNSFPPPFVHGNRSSAWLYNTMADEWSKWLPEQALKSLRYGGFYTIEIQPGLRLVSLNMNFCARENFWLMVNSTDPANQLQWLVHVLQTSEDKGEKVHIIGHIPPGLCLSSWSWNYYHIVNRYESTITGQFFGHTHFDEFQMFYDGETMTRPLGVSFIAPSVTTYINLNPGYRVYYVDGNYQGSSRMVLDHETFILNLTEANHKSGEPKENPKWTLLYRATETYGLASLFPSDLDKLVQGFIGDERLFQKFWYFRHKGHVSEPCKETCKTAILCFLRSGRYDLLQKCDLDGVKVRKSLC; the protein is encoded by the exons atgccacagctgcccttccCGCAGCCCTGTTTCGGGCTGCTGACCTGCGCGCTGTTGTTCGTGCTGCCTTTGTACGCTGCATGTCACCCGATGCGGATCTCAGATCACCCGCAGCTCGTAATGGAGCGTCTCAGCCTGCCAATGGTCAAATTCAACTGGACCAGCATCTCCTGCCGCGTGTGCCAAGCACTCTTCACCATCCTGGATGTGGCTCTCCTG AGCGACATCAATGAAGAGCGAGTGGCGCGCGCCGTCGGTGAGGCCTGCATCCGCCTCCACCTGGCCGACGAGCAGGTGTGTCGTGACATCACTGAGCTTTTTCGGGATGACTTCATCCGGGCCTTGCAGGAGTCGTTGCTGTGGCCGACCGAGGCTTGCGCCATCCTGGTGGGGCCCTCCTGTGGCAAGTTTGACATCTACGCATCATGGAACATAACCTTGCCCAAGGACCCCAAGCCTCCCGTTACGCCGCCTGTGCCTCCTAAACCTGGCTCCCCGCAGAGCAGAGTCCTGTTTCTCACCGACATCCACTGGGACAAA GAGTACATTACGGGCAGTGCCGCCGACTGCAAGGAGCCTCTGTGCTGCCGTAATGACTCCTACTCTCCGATGTGGTGGCGCCGGGAGGCGGGCTACTGGGGAACGTACAGCAAATGCGACCTGCCGCTCAGGACGGTGGAAAATCTCCTAGAAAATGCCGCGGGGGCCGGACCCTGGGACTGGGTCTACTGGACGGGAGACATACCGGCACACAACGTCTGGTCTCAGACGAGGCAACAGCAGCTGTCTGCACTTACGGTCATCACCAGGCTCAtccagaa ACATCTCGGGCCTAATGTGACAGTCTACCCGGCTATTGGGAACCACGAGAGCACGCCGGTGAACAGCTTCCCTCCGCCTTTCGTTCATGGCAACAGATCCTCCGCTTGGCTCTATAACACAATGGCTGACGAGTGGTCAAAATGGCTGCCGGAGCAGGCTTTGAAGTCTCTGAG ATACGGAGGCTTTTACACGATTGAGATCCAGCCGGGCTTGAGGCTGGTGTCCCTCAACATGAACTTTTGCGCTCGTGAGAACTTCTGGCTCATGGTGAACTCCACTGACCCCGCTAACCAGCTGCAGTGGTTGGTCCATGTACTCCAGACCAGTGAAGACAAGGGGGAGAAG GTTCATATCATTGGTCATATTCCACCTGGTCTGTGTTTGAGCAGTTGGAGCTGGAACTACTATCATATTGTCAACAG ATATGAAAGTACCATTACGGGTCAGTTTTTTGGGCACACACACTTTgatgagttccagatgttttatGATGGGGAGACCATGACTCGCCCGCTGGGGGTTTCATTCATTGCTCCGAGTGTGACCACCTATATCAATTTAAACCCAG GTTACCGTGTGTACTACGTAGATGGGAACTATCAAGGCAGCTCCCGGATGGTTCTGGACCACGAGACTTTCATCCTCAACTTGACAGAGGCCAACCATAAATCGGGAGAGCCCAAAGAGAACCCCAAGTGGACTCTGCTGTACCGCGCCACAGAGACCTACGGGCTCGCCAGCCTTTTCCCCTCCGATTTGGACAAGCTCGTACAGGGCTTCATCGGGGACGAGCGCCTCTTCCAGAAGTTCTGGTACTTCCGACACAAGGGGCACGTCTCCGAGCCGTGCAAGGAGACTTGCAAAACCGCCATCTTGTGCTTTTTACGAAGCGGCAGATACGACTTACTGCAGAAGTGTGACCTCGATGGTGTCAAAGTTAGAAAAAGTCTGTGTTAG